Proteins encoded within one genomic window of Rossellomorea vietnamensis:
- a CDS encoding DNA-3-methyladenine glycosylase family protein encodes MASRNVKVEGPYDFDRVLDRLALDPLNAVDQENRSVKVPYYHGGENGEVIEIQATGTTDEPEFMITFENEENMEAKQNRISDIFQWQTGLHDMHAHFLETDLKPIFEEHIGTPLVLEFDPFATIVKSIIHQQLNLKFAFTLTHRFVTTYGWEKDGVWFYPSPEKVAGLTVEELRGLQFSQRKAEYVIGIGEKVSSGELDLNQLAEQTDEEVIKELTKIRGIGPWTAQSFLLFGLGRPNLFPKADIGIQNAIKQLFQMEQKPTMDELDEFSAAWHPYLSYASLYLWRSIE; translated from the coding sequence ATGGCAAGCAGGAATGTTAAGGTTGAAGGTCCGTATGATTTTGACCGCGTGCTGGACAGGCTGGCGCTTGATCCGTTGAATGCAGTGGATCAGGAGAACCGAAGCGTGAAGGTCCCGTATTATCATGGCGGGGAAAATGGTGAGGTCATCGAGATTCAGGCAACGGGAACAACGGATGAGCCGGAATTCATGATCACGTTTGAAAATGAAGAAAATATGGAAGCGAAACAAAACCGAATTTCAGACATTTTCCAATGGCAAACCGGTCTCCATGACATGCACGCGCATTTCCTGGAAACCGACCTGAAGCCGATCTTTGAGGAGCATATCGGAACACCGCTCGTCCTGGAGTTCGATCCCTTCGCAACCATCGTCAAAAGCATCATCCATCAGCAGCTGAATCTGAAGTTCGCCTTCACCCTGACCCATCGATTCGTCACCACATATGGCTGGGAAAAGGATGGCGTCTGGTTCTACCCGTCACCGGAAAAAGTAGCGGGACTCACAGTGGAAGAACTCAGGGGTCTCCAATTCAGTCAGCGGAAAGCGGAATATGTGATCGGTATTGGAGAGAAGGTGTCAAGTGGGGAACTGGACCTGAATCAACTGGCGGAACAAACAGACGAAGAGGTTATCAAGGAGCTCACGAAAATCCGCGGCATCGGTCCCTGGACGGCCCAGAGCTTCCTCTTATTCGGACTCGGACGACCGAACCTGTTCCCGAAAGCGGACATCGGCATCCAAAACGCCATCAAACAATTATTCCAAATGGAACAGAAGCCGACCATGGACGAGCTGGATGAATTCAGCGCAGCCTGGCACCCTTATTTAAGCTATGCATCACTGTATTTATGGAGAAGTATTGAATAG
- the pdaA gene encoding delta-lactam-biosynthetic de-N-acetylase: protein MRKSLKVLIIAAILVLLIPAEAYAVSNNPIGWGFKKSQNEEQPEAGAAYDQLLDKYDAFYKGSPDKKVLYVTFDNGYENGYTEKILNVLKQEKVPATFFVTGHYLLSAEDLVKRMVKEGHIIGNHSWHHPDFTASSDQKIREELEKVKVKTKELTGQKEMKYLRPPRGVFSERTLQIAKEEGYTHVFWSLAFIDWKTDQQKGWKYSYDNIMAQAHPGAIILLHSVSKDNADALEKAIQDLKKRGYTFKSLDEHPMMK from the coding sequence TTGCGAAAATCACTAAAAGTGTTAATCATAGCGGCAATCTTAGTATTGCTCATACCCGCCGAGGCTTATGCAGTATCCAATAATCCAATCGGCTGGGGATTCAAAAAGAGTCAAAATGAAGAGCAGCCGGAAGCGGGAGCAGCGTATGACCAGCTCCTCGATAAGTACGATGCCTTCTATAAAGGCTCACCGGATAAAAAAGTACTCTACGTCACATTCGACAACGGGTATGAAAATGGCTATACAGAAAAGATTCTCAATGTACTGAAGCAGGAAAAAGTACCGGCCACCTTCTTCGTGACCGGTCATTATTTGCTCAGTGCCGAGGATCTCGTCAAGCGTATGGTGAAAGAGGGACATATCATCGGAAACCATTCCTGGCATCACCCTGACTTCACGGCAAGCTCCGATCAGAAGATCCGGGAAGAGCTCGAAAAAGTGAAAGTGAAAACAAAAGAATTGACCGGGCAGAAAGAAATGAAGTATCTGCGTCCGCCAAGAGGGGTCTTCTCTGAACGCACGCTTCAGATCGCGAAAGAAGAAGGCTACACCCACGTATTCTGGTCACTAGCGTTCATCGATTGGAAGACCGACCAGCAAAAAGGATGGAAGTATTCCTATGACAACATCATGGCCCAGGCTCACCCCGGTGCCATCATCCTCCTGCACTCCGTCTCCAAAGACAACGCAGACGCACTCGAAAAAGCCATCCAGGACCTCAAAAAACGGGGCTACACATTCAAAAGCCTTGATGAGCATCCGATGATGAAATAA
- a CDS encoding DUF4825 domain-containing protein: MIFNKLFGMLLLTLMIFLTGCAANPEKEADITSIDDVSVDTLKENSGTYVGDNSKVQAILQELPGAETIKEIDLSGEMVKVTYGYEEEGKLSESDVNEYWFDGSNVNRKNFYYNAIYLTLLIPNAKEYHFTVDESMVSVSRDKMVAGLSKEFSDFPKGDDIWDRKTVSTFIEEHEGKLTEMATKYQTFFE; the protein is encoded by the coding sequence ATGATTTTTAATAAATTATTTGGCATGTTGCTACTTACGTTGATGATTTTCTTAACAGGATGTGCAGCCAATCCTGAAAAAGAAGCGGATATTACGTCCATTGACGATGTGAGTGTGGATACATTGAAAGAAAATAGCGGAACCTATGTAGGAGATAACTCGAAAGTACAGGCGATCCTGCAAGAGCTGCCCGGTGCTGAAACGATCAAGGAAATCGATCTGTCCGGTGAAATGGTGAAGGTGACATACGGCTATGAGGAAGAAGGGAAGTTGTCTGAAAGCGATGTGAATGAATACTGGTTTGACGGCAGCAACGTCAATCGGAAGAACTTTTACTACAACGCCATCTACCTGACGCTTCTTATACCGAATGCGAAAGAATATCACTTCACCGTCGACGAATCGATGGTTTCGGTCTCCAGGGATAAAATGGTCGCAGGTTTATCCAAAGAATTCAGCGACTTCCCGAAAGGCGACGACATCTGGGACAGAAAAACTGTCTCCACCTTCATCGAAGAACACGAAGGCAAACTGACCGAAATGGCAACGAAGTATCAGACGTTTTTTGAGTAG
- a CDS encoding fumarate hydratase yields MNKETLQQSMYDLIVETSTNLPKDVRRAIRSAKARENAGTRAAMSLDTISNNVKMADDNVSPICQDTGLPTFKIKTPVGVNQLEIKEAIYAAMVQATKDGKLRPNSVDSLTGANSGDNLGLGTPVIKFEQWEKDYIDARLILKGGGCENKNIQYSLPCELEGLGRAGRDLDGIRKCVMHSVYQAQGQGCSAGFIGVGIGGDRSSGYDLAKEQLFRSVDDVNPNEDLRKLEEYVMDNANELGIGTMGFGGETTLLGCKVGVMNRIPASFFVSVAYNCWAFRRLGVKLDATTGGVDEWFYQEGDKIDLTERSVAELETAAATSGEQPNVVVLEAPITEEKIRELKVGDVVHINGRMYTGRDAIHKHLSENDAPVDLDGQIIYHCGPVMLKDDEGNWHVKAAGPTTSIREEPYQGDIMKRFGIRAVIGKGGMGPKTLAALKDHGGVYLNAIGGAAQYYADCIKGVDGVDLMQFGIPEAMWHLNVEGFTAVVTMDSHGNSLHAEVDKSSLEKLAQFKEKVFK; encoded by the coding sequence ATGAATAAAGAGACATTACAGCAAAGTATGTACGATTTGATTGTGGAGACGTCTACGAATCTGCCTAAGGATGTGCGGCGTGCGATCCGCTCGGCGAAAGCCCGTGAGAACGCAGGGACCCGTGCGGCGATGAGCCTGGACACCATTTCAAACAACGTAAAGATGGCGGATGACAATGTATCCCCGATCTGTCAGGATACAGGTCTTCCAACTTTTAAAATAAAAACACCGGTCGGCGTGAATCAGCTTGAAATCAAAGAAGCGATCTATGCGGCCATGGTACAGGCAACGAAGGATGGAAAGCTCCGTCCGAACTCTGTTGATTCTTTGACGGGTGCCAACTCAGGAGACAATCTTGGTCTTGGGACGCCTGTCATCAAATTCGAACAGTGGGAAAAGGATTATATCGATGCGCGCCTGATCTTAAAGGGCGGCGGTTGTGAAAATAAAAACATCCAGTACAGCCTTCCGTGTGAACTTGAAGGACTTGGCCGTGCCGGGCGCGACCTTGACGGAATCCGTAAATGTGTGATGCATTCGGTGTATCAGGCTCAGGGGCAGGGCTGTAGCGCCGGGTTCATCGGCGTCGGAATCGGCGGAGACCGTTCTTCCGGGTATGACCTTGCGAAAGAGCAACTATTCCGTTCCGTCGATGACGTGAATCCGAATGAAGATCTTCGGAAACTGGAAGAGTATGTGATGGACAATGCGAACGAGCTTGGAATCGGCACGATGGGATTCGGCGGGGAAACGACGCTTCTAGGATGTAAAGTGGGCGTCATGAACCGGATTCCTGCAAGCTTCTTCGTATCTGTTGCCTATAACTGCTGGGCATTCCGTCGTCTGGGCGTGAAGCTTGACGCAACAACTGGCGGAGTCGATGAGTGGTTCTATCAGGAAGGCGATAAGATCGACCTCACAGAAAGGTCAGTTGCTGAGCTTGAAACGGCAGCGGCAACTTCTGGTGAACAGCCAAATGTGGTGGTCCTTGAAGCCCCGATCACGGAAGAAAAAATCCGTGAGCTGAAAGTGGGAGACGTCGTTCACATCAACGGCCGCATGTACACAGGCCGTGACGCGATCCACAAGCATCTGAGCGAAAACGATGCACCGGTTGATCTCGACGGACAAATCATCTATCACTGTGGCCCCGTCATGCTGAAGGATGATGAAGGCAACTGGCACGTGAAAGCGGCAGGCCCTACAACGTCCATCCGCGAAGAGCCTTATCAAGGCGATATCATGAAGCGCTTCGGTATCCGTGCCGTCATCGGTAAAGGCGGAATGGGTCCGAAAACCCTTGCCGCTCTGAAGGATCATGGCGGAGTGTACCTGAATGCCATCGGTGGAGCGGCTCAGTATTACGCAGACTGCATCAAAGGTGTAGACGGTGTCGACCTGATGCAGTTCGGTATCCCGGAAGCGATGTGGCATTTGAATGTAGAAGGTTTCACAGCCGTTGTGACAATGGATTCACACGGAAACAGCCTTCACGCGGAAGTCGACAAATCTTCTTTGGAGAAGCTGGCTCAGTTCAAGGAAAAGGTTTTTAAATAA
- a CDS encoding GNAT family N-acetyltransferase: MIITPIEVHQSEQAKEVILSGFLERFGFIDHALNPDIHDISTEYDGTQHHFFVGKENENIICTGAIRKKSEDTYEIVRMSVLAPYRKRGLGRIMLENLQDKARSLGARRLVLETNKQWADAITFYKNNGFIYMEEDDVSCYFEKEIPL; this comes from the coding sequence ATGATCATCACACCCATCGAAGTACACCAAAGCGAGCAGGCAAAAGAGGTGATCCTCTCCGGATTCCTTGAACGGTTCGGATTCATCGATCACGCGCTGAACCCGGATATTCATGATATTTCCACAGAGTATGACGGCACGCAGCATCATTTTTTTGTAGGGAAAGAGAATGAGAACATCATCTGTACCGGAGCGATCCGGAAAAAATCAGAAGACACCTATGAGATTGTCCGGATGTCAGTGCTGGCCCCATACAGGAAACGCGGACTCGGCCGCATCATGCTCGAGAATCTCCAAGACAAAGCACGATCCCTTGGCGCACGCAGACTCGTCCTCGAAACAAACAAACAATGGGCGGACGCCATCACATTTTATAAAAATAACGGGTTTATTTATATGGAAGAAGACGATGTTTCGTGTTATTTCGAGAAGGAAATTCCATTGTGA
- a CDS encoding SE1561 family protein: MGKAINDKDSQVSYLKQRLNLFVDVLDSIDPEQADIDDIDRLIAMIDDIEVKCEQFKKSE, encoded by the coding sequence TTGGGTAAAGCTATCAATGATAAAGACTCACAAGTAAGCTATTTGAAACAACGACTGAACCTGTTCGTGGACGTGCTGGATTCAATCGACCCGGAACAAGCGGACATTGACGATATCGATCGCCTGATCGCCATGATCGATGACATAGAAGTGAAATGCGAACAATTTAAGAAAAGCGAGTAG
- the yfkAB gene encoding radical SAM/CxCxxxxC motif protein YfkAB: MKTDTLSKKMSIDHDPWEAYLDVDEHGDITLSNIEFTTTTLCNMRCEHCAVGYTLSPKDPSALPIELILGKLDDIKTLRSLSITGGEPMMSKKSVEHYVLPLLKYAHSRGVHTQINSNLTLDLDRYLMIAPYLDVLHISHNWGTIDEFIDVGFANMERKPTREQRRKLFDRMIENSRALSERGVLVSAETMLNKNTLPYLEKIHRQVVDEMKCGRHEIHPMYPSDFASSLETLSLEETREAIRDILRFRDENVWMLFGTLPFYPCSSSQEDLDFLKELYAAKKVSVRNDPDGRSRLNVNIFTGDVIVTDFGDTPPLGNITKDTLPDIFEKWKGQPLAKELNCHCPMARCLGPNVLVKSMYYKDVDFSKREAKISR, encoded by the coding sequence ATGAAAACTGATACTCTCTCCAAGAAAATGTCGATTGACCATGATCCTTGGGAGGCTTATTTAGATGTGGATGAGCATGGTGATATTACGCTTTCCAATATCGAATTCACGACCACGACCCTCTGCAATATGAGATGCGAGCACTGCGCCGTCGGATATACATTGTCGCCGAAGGACCCGAGTGCCCTGCCCATTGAACTAATCCTAGGGAAACTGGACGATATCAAAACGCTCCGTTCCCTTAGTATTACCGGTGGGGAGCCGATGATGTCCAAGAAATCCGTAGAACACTATGTACTTCCATTACTCAAGTATGCACATTCCAGGGGCGTACATACCCAGATTAACTCGAATCTCACCCTGGACCTTGACCGCTACTTGATGATCGCCCCGTACCTCGATGTCCTGCACATCTCCCATAACTGGGGAACGATCGATGAATTCATCGATGTCGGCTTTGCCAATATGGAACGGAAGCCAACGAGGGAGCAGCGCCGGAAGCTATTTGACCGCATGATCGAAAACAGCCGTGCCCTTTCAGAACGCGGGGTCCTTGTCTCGGCGGAAACGATGTTAAATAAAAACACCCTGCCGTACCTGGAAAAGATCCATCGCCAGGTTGTCGATGAAATGAAATGCGGACGTCATGAAATTCATCCTATGTATCCTTCCGACTTTGCATCAAGCCTTGAGACTCTATCATTGGAAGAAACACGTGAAGCGATCCGGGATATCCTTAGGTTCCGCGACGAGAATGTGTGGATGCTATTCGGCACTCTTCCATTTTATCCATGCAGCTCTTCACAGGAAGACTTGGATTTTCTGAAGGAGCTGTATGCTGCGAAAAAAGTGAGCGTAAGGAATGATCCCGACGGCCGTTCCCGTCTCAACGTGAATATTTTCACCGGCGATGTCATCGTCACCGACTTCGGGGATACGCCGCCACTCGGGAATATCACCAAAGATACACTGCCCGATATCTTTGAAAAGTGGAAAGGTCAGCCTCTCGCAAAAGAACTGAACTGCCACTGTCCCATGGCCCGCTGCCTCGGACCGAATGTACTCGTGAAGTCGATGTACTACAAGGATGTAGACTTTTCAAAGCGTGAAGCGAAGATTTCCCGATAA
- a CDS encoding YfkD famly protein: MKLMRTALMVILAFFVATTGIHAQTSPKKESKPKTEKAPESTKDSSVKIPNSVLDIAKENTYPNSTQDQPYLQPSEWSQELIETSNVRIENPNLIRILNESTVNKAPTIGLRATIYLGEWPLNYASTETSPNWEYQKVNTNYFDNRGGKSNYQIHYLQEAQKVVKGGLTAKVPHADDVEKMMLIKAMDKSKLPLAFQTIVGAGTKKDQVYNISPKRLGYLYAYAPAINEKGKVTYGEVYLVMKGTKRSIVVKNVTSQGVGAWIPVQDHVHFGFMASESPR; encoded by the coding sequence ATGAAATTAATGCGCACTGCTCTTATGGTCATACTCGCATTTTTCGTTGCAACTACAGGGATTCACGCCCAAACCAGTCCTAAGAAGGAAAGTAAGCCAAAAACGGAGAAAGCTCCGGAGTCCACTAAGGATTCTAGCGTAAAGATCCCAAACTCAGTTCTTGATATCGCCAAGGAAAATACGTATCCAAATTCTACACAGGATCAGCCTTATCTGCAACCGAGCGAGTGGAGTCAGGAGCTGATCGAAACCTCCAATGTGAGGATTGAAAACCCGAACCTGATCCGTATTCTGAACGAGTCCACGGTCAATAAAGCACCGACGATCGGACTTCGAGCCACCATCTATCTTGGGGAATGGCCACTGAACTATGCATCAACGGAAACCTCCCCGAACTGGGAGTATCAAAAGGTCAACACGAATTACTTTGATAACCGCGGAGGAAAATCCAACTATCAAATTCACTACCTCCAGGAAGCACAGAAGGTCGTAAAGGGTGGACTCACGGCAAAGGTTCCCCATGCAGATGATGTGGAGAAAATGATGCTCATCAAAGCCATGGATAAATCCAAGCTGCCACTCGCCTTCCAAACCATCGTGGGGGCAGGCACAAAAAAAGATCAAGTGTACAACATCTCCCCTAAACGACTGGGCTATCTATATGCATATGCACCAGCCATCAATGAAAAAGGGAAAGTGACCTATGGGGAAGTGTACCTCGTCATGAAAGGTACAAAGCGCTCCATTGTCGTCAAAAACGTGACTTCTCAAGGAGTCGGAGCCTGGATTCCAGTTCAGGATCACGTCCACTTCGGATTCATGGCAAGCGAATCTCCAAGATAA
- a CDS encoding transthyretin-like family protein: protein MRKKKKPTNGKVIDCKIDLPPRGCPGIFPFEGCTNPTIQLDDIGIISCEGIISGRVLCDYQPLQGVTVTLKSSFPGLVFEDPTPVTDSTGRFSTRVTVPLGTPITPNVTITATAVVIGKTISDTIFVRVDCIRCKYPVLTLEPVPCPVGCKGTQIRGRLVCDGQAIGSAAISFIIESASNRVVITPNPAITKSDGRYTATLVPFPDVDETIRITAVTKIGGLKVVSKTREVAVRCVKCKNPEIKLNKLKKIDCRSTISGKVTCDGVPQANVPVTLSGSSILMFQTPNPVTDENGRFSSIVTVKKGTPFQTASYTATAVIDGKTISATDTVIAGCKKCRNPKLTLEVPCDTVTCEGTKLTGRLTCDGVPVKHGRISFTVTASEPDAVEIDPNPAFTDEEGRYVTELCPRLGVHETIIIKASATVEGEQVVASREVNIDCRCKHPKIHIKENKKLNCKGIISGCLSCEGFPLANKEVSFSSPVLSFKPEVVTTDENGEFSTLAFVPPNTPFREVPFTATAVVGGKAVSEMVFVYAGCLICEKPKLTLCVPDCVECEGAAITGKFTCNGRPVANVGIKLNITPEVASITPDKIKTNAKGEYEAVLTPDSHVSGEAVVQAIALIEGKEIIVEEKIINIHCTCPHPKDDLDEMEPIDCCEESSGDGECVSNARDEGEVESNPPLPEKRADDDISRSNDFTLISNGEADIIPAETESISIEPKEHVKPSVSLNVPVIVSCKGGCLTGKVQCEDMKHIEVYFEVLEEHLKSIIKPNPAIPDEDGNYSADIIPKHGMTECITIRAFIFWKGKRIVSHPGCTILACSSKNKDDD from the coding sequence GTGAGAAAAAAGAAAAAACCGACGAACGGTAAAGTCATTGATTGCAAAATCGATTTACCTCCGAGAGGATGTCCAGGGATTTTTCCTTTTGAAGGATGCACGAATCCAACCATCCAACTTGATGATATCGGCATCATCAGTTGCGAGGGCATCATCAGCGGAAGGGTCCTGTGCGATTATCAGCCCCTTCAGGGAGTGACGGTTACGCTAAAATCCTCGTTTCCGGGTCTCGTCTTTGAGGATCCCACACCGGTCACGGACAGCACGGGCCGGTTTTCCACGAGGGTGACCGTGCCACTCGGGACTCCGATTACACCGAATGTCACGATCACAGCAACGGCGGTCGTGATCGGAAAGACCATCAGTGATACGATTTTTGTCAGGGTGGATTGCATCCGATGTAAATACCCAGTGCTTACACTCGAGCCGGTTCCTTGTCCGGTCGGCTGCAAGGGTACACAGATCAGAGGCAGACTTGTTTGCGACGGTCAGGCAATAGGGAGTGCAGCCATATCGTTTATCATCGAATCCGCCTCCAACCGTGTCGTCATCACCCCAAATCCCGCGATTACAAAGAGTGACGGGAGATACACGGCGACACTGGTCCCTTTTCCCGATGTGGATGAAACGATCCGCATCACGGCCGTGACAAAGATCGGCGGATTGAAGGTGGTTTCGAAAACGAGGGAAGTGGCTGTGCGATGTGTGAAATGTAAGAATCCGGAGATCAAGCTGAACAAGTTGAAGAAGATCGACTGCCGATCAACCATTTCAGGGAAAGTCACATGTGATGGTGTCCCGCAGGCGAATGTTCCGGTCACATTATCAGGTTCATCCATTCTAATGTTCCAGACACCGAATCCCGTCACGGATGAGAACGGAAGATTTTCATCCATTGTCACCGTGAAGAAAGGGACGCCGTTTCAGACCGCTTCTTATACAGCAACAGCCGTGATCGATGGAAAGACCATCAGTGCCACGGATACCGTAATTGCAGGATGTAAAAAGTGCCGCAATCCTAAGTTGACCCTTGAAGTTCCATGCGATACCGTCACATGCGAAGGAACGAAATTGACGGGAAGGCTGACATGCGACGGAGTGCCTGTTAAGCATGGCAGGATTTCGTTTACGGTCACGGCTTCTGAGCCGGATGCAGTGGAGATCGATCCGAATCCGGCATTTACCGATGAAGAAGGCAGGTATGTCACCGAGCTCTGCCCACGACTCGGAGTCCATGAAACGATCATCATAAAAGCGTCGGCCACCGTGGAAGGGGAGCAGGTTGTCGCGTCCCGGGAGGTCAACATCGATTGTCGATGCAAGCATCCAAAGATTCATATCAAAGAGAACAAAAAGCTGAATTGTAAGGGGATCATTTCAGGATGTCTTTCCTGTGAAGGATTTCCACTGGCGAATAAAGAGGTTTCGTTTTCAAGTCCAGTGTTAAGCTTTAAGCCAGAGGTTGTCACTACTGATGAGAACGGGGAATTTTCAACCCTTGCCTTCGTTCCTCCGAATACCCCATTCAGGGAGGTCCCATTTACGGCGACGGCTGTGGTAGGTGGAAAAGCGGTTTCGGAGATGGTGTTCGTCTATGCCGGGTGCCTCATATGCGAAAAGCCTAAGCTGACATTATGTGTACCGGATTGTGTAGAATGCGAAGGAGCCGCGATTACCGGGAAATTCACCTGCAATGGAAGGCCTGTCGCCAATGTGGGGATCAAGCTGAATATCACCCCTGAGGTTGCTAGCATCACCCCCGATAAAATCAAAACGAATGCAAAAGGGGAATATGAAGCGGTGCTTACCCCGGATTCACATGTATCCGGAGAAGCTGTGGTTCAGGCAATTGCCTTGATCGAAGGAAAGGAAATAATCGTTGAGGAGAAAATCATCAACATTCATTGCACCTGCCCTCACCCAAAGGACGACCTGGATGAAATGGAACCAATCGACTGCTGTGAAGAAAGTAGCGGGGATGGTGAGTGTGTGAGCAATGCCCGGGACGAAGGGGAAGTCGAATCGAACCCGCCACTTCCTGAAAAAAGAGCGGATGATGACATAAGCCGTTCAAATGACTTCACACTGATTTCAAATGGAGAAGCTGACATCATTCCTGCAGAAACGGAAAGCATTTCAATTGAACCAAAGGAACATGTGAAGCCAAGTGTATCCCTGAATGTTCCGGTGATTGTAAGCTGCAAGGGAGGGTGCCTCACGGGGAAAGTTCAGTGTGAAGACATGAAACACATCGAAGTATATTTCGAAGTATTGGAAGAACATTTGAAAAGTATTATCAAACCGAATCCTGCGATTCCCGATGAAGACGGGAATTATTCCGCAGACATCATCCCAAAACACGGTATGACCGAGTGCATCACAATCCGGGCATTCATCTTTTGGAAGGGAAAGAGGATCGTTTCCCATCCGGGTTGCACGATTCTTGCATGTTCTTCTAAAAATAAGGATGACGATTAA
- the cax gene encoding calcium/proton exchanger — translation MNKVFTLLVFAGVPVSVIGSLLHWPSVIMFVIYCVTIIALAAFMGRATESLAVVSGPRIGGLLNATFGNAVELIISIFALKAGLIGVVLASLTGSVLGNLLLVAGLSFFVGGVKFKRQKFNVFDARHNSGLLMFAIIVAFVIPEVFSMDMNEGRTMSLSIGISIILILLYLFALFFKLVTHRGVYQSENSEGAHEHDEEPEWSKGKALLILALSTVAVAYVSERLVHTFEEVGEAFGWSELFIGVIIVAIVGNAAEHASAVIMAYKNKMDIAVEIAVGSTLQVAMFVAPVLVLVSLFFEKSMSLVFTLPELVAMVSAVLLTVIISNDGETNWFEGLTLLAAYVIMGIGFYLL, via the coding sequence GTGAATAAAGTATTTACGCTGCTTGTATTTGCAGGGGTCCCGGTTTCGGTGATCGGTTCCCTGCTTCATTGGCCTAGTGTCATTATGTTCGTCATTTATTGCGTCACGATCATTGCCTTAGCTGCGTTTATGGGCAGGGCGACGGAAAGCCTGGCGGTTGTGTCGGGTCCACGTATTGGCGGACTTCTGAATGCCACCTTCGGGAACGCCGTAGAACTGATCATCTCCATTTTTGCGCTGAAAGCCGGTTTGATCGGGGTCGTACTGGCTTCCCTGACCGGGTCCGTCCTCGGGAATCTACTCCTGGTTGCAGGATTGTCCTTCTTTGTCGGAGGCGTGAAGTTCAAGCGTCAAAAGTTCAACGTGTTCGATGCACGCCATAACTCAGGGCTCCTCATGTTCGCCATCATTGTGGCCTTCGTGATTCCGGAAGTGTTCTCCATGGATATGAATGAAGGGAGGACGATGAGCCTTTCCATCGGGATATCGATCATTTTGATCCTCCTTTATCTATTCGCCCTGTTCTTCAAACTCGTGACGCACCGCGGTGTGTACCAGAGTGAGAACAGCGAAGGAGCCCACGAACATGATGAGGAACCGGAATGGAGCAAGGGAAAAGCGTTACTCATCCTCGCTCTCTCTACTGTTGCCGTCGCCTATGTATCTGAACGCCTTGTCCATACGTTTGAAGAAGTAGGGGAAGCGTTCGGTTGGAGCGAGCTCTTCATCGGGGTCATCATCGTCGCGATCGTAGGGAATGCGGCGGAGCACGCGTCAGCCGTGATCATGGCGTATAAAAACAAGATGGATATCGCTGTTGAGATTGCTGTAGGGTCCACCCTGCAGGTCGCCATGTTCGTCGCACCAGTGCTCGTGCTGGTTTCATTATTTTTTGAAAAAAGCATGTCACTCGTGTTTACGTTACCGGAACTGGTGGCAATGGTCTCAGCGGTCCTGCTCACAGTGATCATCTCAAATGATGGGGAAACGAATTGGTTTGAAGGATTGACTCTTCTGGCAGCTTACGTCATCATGGGGATCGGATTTTATTTACTATAG
- a CDS encoding pyridoxamine 5'-phosphate oxidase family protein has product MAQTLKDKITELFSHHKIGTLATIRDNKPYSRFMMFDHDDLTLYTATNEHAHKAEDIAQNPHVHILLGYDRDSDHEHYVEIEAEASVEDSQELKAKFWKEELKHWIASPDDPEYLLLKLTPKTILYYSKPGSEPQEL; this is encoded by the coding sequence ATGGCACAAACCTTGAAAGATAAAATAACAGAGCTGTTTTCCCATCATAAAATCGGTACCCTTGCCACCATCCGTGACAACAAACCGTACTCACGGTTTATGATGTTCGATCACGACGATCTTACTCTGTATACAGCAACCAACGAACATGCCCATAAGGCGGAAGACATTGCACAGAACCCGCATGTGCACATCCTCCTCGGCTATGACCGCGATTCCGATCATGAACATTATGTAGAAATCGAAGCTGAGGCGTCCGTCGAAGACTCACAGGAACTGAAAGCGAAATTCTGGAAAGAGGAGCTCAAACACTGGATCGCAAGCCCCGATGATCCCGAATACCTGCTCCTCAAACTCACTCCCAAAACCATCCTCTACTACTCAAAACCCGGCAGCGAGCCCCAGGAGCTGTAG